From one Perca flavescens isolate YP-PL-M2 chromosome 4, PFLA_1.0, whole genome shotgun sequence genomic stretch:
- the mustn1a gene encoding musculoskeletal embryonic nuclear protein 1a — MQVCWTGLTREKEKPLREKIFSRHIFNFSTNMSHPGQEKDEQMQRPEVSDEDLTETLNRLGKSGPAKSKTIEVMEECEKVGKAAPSVFSGARSGVETVLNTRSARPIRK, encoded by the exons atgcaaGTGTGTTGGACGGGACTcacaagagaaaaagagaaacctCTCAGAGAGAAGATTTTCTCACGGCATATCTTCAACTTCTCAACCAACATGTCTCAC CCAGGTCAGGAAAAAGATGAACAAATGCAGCGTCCTGAGGTGAGCGACGAGGACCTGACTGAAACATTGAACAGACTGGGTAAGAGTGGACCAGCAAAGAGCAAGACAATCGAAGTAATGGAGGAGTGCG AAAAAGTTGGTAAAGCTGCTCCCTCGGTGTTCAGTGGAGCGAGGTCAGGAGTGGAGACTGTTTTGAACACGCGCTCAGCTCGACCAATCAGGAAGTAG